The nucleotide window ACAGGTCGCCCCCGGCAAGATCAGCCACAACAACCTCAGCCTGTCCGCCAGCGCCAACTGGCGTTTCACCGACGGCTACAGCCTGGGCGCGGCCCTGTCCCGTGCCGAGCGCGGCGCCACCGCCGAGGAGCTGTACAGCTTCGGCCCGCACCTGGCCACCGGCACCTTCGAGGTCGGCTCCCTGTTCCACCTGGAGGCCGAAGGCGAGCACGGCCATGGCCATTTCGAGGGCGGCGAGCCCCAGACGGAAGTGGCCAACAACCTGGACATCACCTTCCGCAAGTTCGGCGGTGATCTGGGCCTGACGGCGAACCTCTTCTACAACCGCATCGACCACTACTTCTACCAGGAAAACACCGGCCTGGTGGCCGAAGGCGGCCATGAAGAAGAGGAAGGCGAGGCCGAGCACGACCACGGCGGCGAGCTTCCCATCTTCCAGTACCGCCAGGCGGACGTGGAATTCTACGGCTACGAGCTGGATGCCAGCTGGCAGCTGGACGAGCATTGGTCGGTCGATGCCTTCAGCGACTACACCCGCGCCCGGCTCAAGGACGGCGGCGAGCTGCCGCGGATCCCGGCCCTGCGCCTGGGCCTGACCCTGAACTACGACTGGGACGACTGGCACATGGAGCTGGGCGCCACCCGCTACGGCCGCCAGGACAAGGTCGCCGAGGGCGAAGAGGAAACGCCCGGCTACACCCTGGTGGATGCGGCCCTGACCTACCGCCACTACACCGACGCCGGCGATCTGCTCTTCTTCCTCAAGGGCAGCAACCTCACAGACCGGGAGGCCAGGCCCCATACCTCCTTCCTCAAGGAGGTGGCGCCGCTGCCGGGTCGCAACCTGACCCTGGGCGTACGCTACGCCTTCTAAAAAAAAACGGGGCCAGCTGGCCCCGTTTTTTTATGCGCTCAAGTGCTTACTTGACGCGGGAGACGTACTCGCCGGAGCGGGTATCGACCTTGATCACTTCGCCGATCTGGATGAACAGCGGTACCCGCACCACGGCGCCCGTGGCCAGGGTGGCGGGCTTGCCGCCGGTGCCGGCGGTGTCGCCCTTGAGGCCCGGATCGGTGTCGGTGACTTCCAGCTCAACGAAGTTGGGCGGGGTCACGGCGATGGGGCTGCCGTTCCACAGAGTCAGGGTGCAGACGTCCTGCTCCACCAGCCACTTGATGTTGTCGCCCACGGCCTTCTCGTCGGCGGCCAGCTGCTCGAAGGTGTCGTTGTTCATGAAGTGCCAGAACTCGCCGTCGTTGTAGAGGTAGGCCAGTTCCATGTCCATGACGTCGGCCGCTTCCACGGATTCACCGGACTTGAAGGTCTTTTCCAGCACCTTGTTGGAGATCAGCTTGCGGATCTTGACGCGGTTGAAGGCCTGGCCCTTGCCGGGCTTGACCAGTTCGTTCTCGATGATGACGCAGGGTTCGCCATCGAGGAGGATCTTGAGACCATTCTTGAATTCGTTGGTACTATAAGACGCCATTTTTGCCTCTTGTCCAAATTGTCACCGAATAGAATGTCGCAAATGATACCCGCAAAAGCGCCGCTTTGGGAGCTTTGCTGGCGTGACGTCCTCAAGGGCGCCATCACCAGGCCACAGCAGCTGCTGTCCGAGCTGGATCTGGATGCCGACGCCTTCGCCGCTGGCTTCGGGGCCAGGCGGCTATTCGCGCTGCGGGTGCCCCGGCCCTTCGTGGCGCTGATGGAAAAGGGCAACCCCAGGGATCCGCTGCTGCTGCAGGTGATGACGGCCGCCGAGGAGCTGCTGGACAGCCCCGGCTTCTCGGCCGACCCCCTCAAGGAGCAGCAGGCGGCGGTGCCTGGCCTGCTGCACAAGTACCCCAGCCGGGTGCTGATGGTCCTCAAGGGCGGCTGTGCCGTGAACTGCCGCTATTGCTTCCGGCGCCACTTCCCCTACCAGGACAACCCGGGCACCAGGGCCGGCTGGCAGGGCGCCCTGGACTATATCGCCGCCCATCCCGAGGTGGAGGAGGTGATCCTCTCCGGCGGCGATCCGCTGATGGCCAAGGACGAGGAGCTGGCCTGGCTGATAGAACGCCTGAACGCCATAAGCCACCTGAAGATGCTGCGCATCCACACCAGGCTGCCGGTGGTGATCCCCAGCCGCATCGACCAGTCCTTTTTGGACACCCTGGCCCAGAGCCGGCTGCCGCTGGTGATGGTGCTGCACATCAACCACGGCAACGAAATAGGCGGGGATCTGAAAAAGGCCTGCGCCGCCCTGCGCGAAGCCGGCGTCACCCTGCTCAACCAGTCGGTGCTGCTCAAGGATGTCAACGACGATGTGGACAGCCTGGTGGACTTGTCCCACGCCCTGTTCGGCGCCGGCATACTGCCCTATTACCTGCACGTCCTGGACAGGGTCCAGGGCGCCGCCCACTTCCTGGTGGAGGATGACAGGGCCAAGGCCCTGGCGCGGGCGCTGACCGGCCGCTTGTCCGGCTACCTGGTGCCCAGGCTGACCCGGGAAGTGCCGGATCGCCCCTCCAAGACCCCACTGAACCTGGATATGGAATAACGATGTCACTCTCTAACGAACAACGCACCCAACTGCTCAACCACCTCAAGGACAACCTCAAGGTGGCCTACCAGAAGGCCCTGGACGCCGACGCCCGCCTCGACGGCCTGGCCAGGGAAAACCTGGCCCAGTTCGAGGCGGTGCTGACCAAGGACGCCGGCTTCCAGGTGGAGGCCAAGCGCTTCAAGCCCTATGTGGAGGAGCTGGCCGGTGATATCGCCGCCCTGGAAGGTGCCGGCGAGGCGGCCTTCCTGGCCGGCCTGCAGCAGGCAACCCAGAAGCTCAAGGTGCTGCTGGAAACCCTGGCCAGGCTGAAAACGCTCTAAAAGCAAGGCGCCCGGCGGCGCCTTGCTTTTTAACGCCCCTGGTCCTGTTCGGCGATATATTGCTCCAGCAGCCCCAGCCGCAGCTGAATATCCTGCAAGGAGGCGGTGCGCTGGCGCATCAGCAGCACCACGCTGGCCAGGCAGGCGACGATGATGGAGAAGGCCATGGCGACCATCAGCACGTTCTTCTTGGCTTCCAGCACATCAATGGATTGGGCCAGGCCGACGTCGTGACGCTGGATGACCAGCTGCAGCTCCTGGTAGAAATACAGGCCCACATAGGCCAGAAAGGCCAGGGTGGCCAACCAGGCGACCAGGCTGACAACCAGGATGAGGCTGTAGAGGCTGCGATCGCGTTTTACCTTCGCCCAGAGCGGATCCTGTTGCTTATCCATGGCGAGTCTCCTTTAGGTTTTGTATCGAGGGGAGCCGGGCAAGACGCTGCCTG belongs to Gallaecimonas sp. GXIMD4217 and includes:
- the epmB gene encoding EF-P beta-lysylation protein EpmB, yielding MIPAKAPLWELCWRDVLKGAITRPQQLLSELDLDADAFAAGFGARRLFALRVPRPFVALMEKGNPRDPLLLQVMTAAEELLDSPGFSADPLKEQQAAVPGLLHKYPSRVLMVLKGGCAVNCRYCFRRHFPYQDNPGTRAGWQGALDYIAAHPEVEEVILSGGDPLMAKDEELAWLIERLNAISHLKMLRIHTRLPVVIPSRIDQSFLDTLAQSRLPLVMVLHINHGNEIGGDLKKACAALREAGVTLLNQSVLLKDVNDDVDSLVDLSHALFGAGILPYYLHVLDRVQGAAHFLVEDDRAKALARALTGRLSGYLVPRLTREVPDRPSKTPLNLDME
- the efp gene encoding elongation factor P gives rise to the protein MASYSTNEFKNGLKILLDGEPCVIIENELVKPGKGQAFNRVKIRKLISNKVLEKTFKSGESVEAADVMDMELAYLYNDGEFWHFMNNDTFEQLAADEKAVGDNIKWLVEQDVCTLTLWNGSPIAVTPPNFVELEVTDTDPGLKGDTAGTGGKPATLATGAVVRVPLFIQIGEVIKVDTRSGEYVSRVK